The following are encoded together in the Streptomyces rapamycinicus NRRL 5491 genome:
- a CDS encoding amino acid permease, giving the protein MPLDVSRVSDEERLKQLGYQQTLSRSMSGRANFGVSFTIISILSGCMTLYGYGMNTGGPAVIMWGWLFVGLMTLFVGLSMAEVCSSYPTSAGLYFWAHRMAPKRSAAAWAWFTGWFNTLGQIAVTAGIDFGAANFLNALLDLQFGYAATPGHTISLFGIILALHGVLNTFGVRIVALLNEASIWWHILGVAVICGALVLIPDHHQSTRFVFGEFVNNTGFSSSGYVVLVGLLMAQYTFTGYDASAHMTEETIDASIAGPKGIVRSILVSLAAGFVLLFGFTYAIQSYTGALESDTGVPPAQILMDALGSAAGKWMLLIVIVAQLFCGMASVTANSRMIYAFSRDGALPFSKTWHRLNPASRTPTNAVWLATGGAFALGLPYLWNNTAYAAVTSIATIGLYLAYVIPTFLRLRQGSRFERGPWHLGSWSTIVGTIAVAWVLVITVLFMLPQSSPVTADTFNYAPIAVGIVMAFCGTWWLVSARKWFLNPAHPRNFSPHRERTRGEEVPRP; this is encoded by the coding sequence GTGCCTCTTGATGTCTCCCGTGTCTCCGACGAGGAACGCCTCAAGCAGCTCGGCTACCAGCAGACGCTGTCCCGCTCGATGTCCGGCCGCGCCAACTTCGGCGTCAGCTTCACGATCATCTCCATCCTGTCCGGCTGCATGACGCTCTACGGCTACGGCATGAACACCGGCGGACCCGCAGTGATCATGTGGGGCTGGCTGTTCGTCGGCCTGATGACGCTCTTCGTCGGCCTGTCGATGGCCGAGGTCTGCTCCTCCTACCCCACCAGCGCCGGTCTGTACTTCTGGGCGCACCGCATGGCCCCCAAGCGCTCCGCAGCAGCGTGGGCGTGGTTCACCGGCTGGTTCAACACTCTCGGCCAGATCGCGGTCACTGCTGGCATCGACTTCGGTGCCGCCAACTTCCTCAATGCCTTACTCGATCTCCAATTCGGCTACGCCGCCACGCCGGGCCACACCATCTCGCTGTTCGGGATCATCCTGGCCCTCCACGGCGTCCTGAACACCTTCGGTGTGCGCATTGTCGCCCTCCTCAACGAAGCCTCCATCTGGTGGCACATCCTCGGCGTTGCTGTTATCTGCGGCGCCCTGGTGCTCATCCCTGACCACCACCAGTCGACCCGGTTCGTCTTCGGCGAGTTCGTCAACAACACCGGCTTCAGCTCCAGCGGCTACGTGGTGCTCGTCGGACTGCTGATGGCGCAGTACACCTTCACCGGCTACGACGCCTCTGCCCACATGACTGAGGAGACCATCGACGCCTCCATCGCCGGGCCCAAGGGCATCGTCCGCTCGATCCTCGTCTCCCTCGCGGCCGGATTCGTCCTCCTCTTCGGCTTCACCTACGCCATCCAGTCCTACACCGGTGCCCTCGAATCGGACACGGGAGTGCCCCCGGCGCAGATCCTCATGGACGCCCTCGGCTCGGCAGCCGGCAAGTGGATGCTGCTCATCGTCATCGTCGCCCAACTCTTCTGCGGCATGGCATCCGTCACTGCGAACTCCCGGATGATCTACGCCTTCTCCCGCGACGGAGCGCTGCCCTTCTCCAAGACGTGGCACAGACTCAACCCGGCCAGCCGGACTCCCACCAATGCCGTCTGGCTCGCCACCGGCGGCGCCTTCGCCCTCGGCCTGCCCTACCTGTGGAACAACACCGCCTACGCCGCGGTCACCTCCATCGCCACCATCGGCCTCTACCTCGCCTACGTCATCCCGACCTTCCTGCGGCTGCGGCAGGGGAGCCGGTTCGAGCGGGGGCCCTGGCACCTCGGCTCCTGGTCGACCATCGTGGGCACGATCGCCGTCGCCTGGGTCCTGGTGATCACGGTGCTGTTCATGCTGCCGCAGAGCTCACCGGTCACCGCGGACACCTTCAACTACGCGCCGATCGCAGTGGGCATCGTCATGGCCTTCTGCGGCACCTGGTGGCTCGTCTCGGCCCGCAAGTGGTTCCTCAACCCTGCCCACCCACGCAACTTCAGCCCGCATCGCGAACGTACCCGCGGAGAGGAAGTCCCTCGCCCATAG
- a CDS encoding BtpA/SgcQ family protein, translated as MPEFTMLGTRKSVLGMVHLRPLPGTPFYEEGSLEKILETAVSSARALHEGGADGCLIQTVDRVYSVEDESDPARTAAMSLIVRAVVQATGPEFQVGVQLMRNALKASLAVAKVAGGTYIRAGAVVGATLTTHGMVQADPLGVMEYRGKIGAMGIKVIAEVDSMHFRWFGEEKTTAEVARAARYVGADAVSLCHPDENTALEMIASVRRAVPDVPVFMAGHTNHDNAARLMAAADGAFVGTCLERGGWGGQIDVDRVKRYVDIVRALER; from the coding sequence ATGCCCGAGTTCACCATGCTCGGCACGCGGAAGTCCGTACTGGGCATGGTCCATCTGCGGCCATTGCCCGGCACGCCGTTTTACGAAGAGGGCAGCCTGGAGAAAATCCTGGAGACCGCGGTGAGTTCGGCCAGGGCTCTCCACGAAGGTGGCGCCGACGGATGTCTGATACAGACCGTCGACCGGGTCTACAGCGTCGAAGACGAGTCGGATCCCGCCCGGACAGCCGCCATGAGCTTGATCGTCCGTGCCGTGGTACAGGCCACCGGACCGGAGTTCCAGGTCGGTGTGCAGTTGATGCGCAACGCGCTCAAGGCCTCGCTGGCGGTGGCGAAAGTAGCCGGTGGCACCTATATCCGGGCCGGGGCGGTCGTCGGGGCGACGCTCACCACCCATGGCATGGTGCAAGCCGATCCCCTCGGTGTGATGGAGTACCGCGGCAAGATTGGCGCCATGGGCATCAAGGTCATCGCCGAAGTGGACTCCATGCACTTCCGGTGGTTCGGCGAGGAGAAGACCACCGCGGAGGTCGCGCGGGCAGCGCGCTACGTGGGCGCCGACGCCGTATCGCTGTGCCATCCGGACGAGAACACCGCGCTGGAGATGATCGCTTCGGTACGCCGAGCCGTTCCCGACGTTCCGGTCTTCATGGCCGGACACACCAACCACGACAACGCCGCCCGACTGATGGCGGCGGCAGACGGCGCGTTCGTGGGCACATGCCTGGAGCGCGGGGGCTGGGGCGGACAGATCGATGTCGACCGAGTGAAACGGTACGTCGACATCGTGCGAGCGCTGGAGCGGTGA
- a CDS encoding SAM-dependent methyltransferase, whose protein sequence is MGDFSLIVELGLVTGDRSLLTGERCAGHSRVPRLARPADFTVHPMPLSNMEPLLMTSCPDEPRTRRVPSVVGSSTQEPDWPSAVAGHWGSRVCGEVGWAAADVRTDRPHPARMYDYFLGGKNHYHVDRIAAEEVVRRVPEAIDSARANRAWMRRAVCHLADMGVRQFLDLGTGLPTEPNLHQVAQSVASDARVLYIDNDPIVLTYAQALLVGTKPNQVDYALGDLRDPQGILRMAQSQEIFDWGQPIALVLSAIAHFIADEEDIANIIATLRNGLPPRSFLALSHVTGDLQRDKAALGAAVYDEYQATAGVTMRSHQEIEALFSGFTLIEPGLVQVPLWNPDDAVDDEELKRVWLYGGIGQKVTTNGPRDLPQMTNPRQEQLPDPQKHL, encoded by the coding sequence ATGGGCGACTTCAGCCTCATCGTTGAGTTGGGCCTCGTGACTGGCGACCGCTCACTCCTTACGGGTGAGCGCTGCGCCGGTCACAGCCGGGTACCTCGGCTGGCCCGACCCGCCGACTTCACCGTGCATCCCATGCCGCTGAGCAACATGGAGCCACTTCTCATGACTAGCTGTCCTGACGAGCCCCGAACCAGGAGAGTACCGTCCGTTGTGGGTTCGAGCACGCAGGAACCTGACTGGCCGTCCGCAGTAGCAGGCCATTGGGGGAGCCGGGTTTGCGGGGAGGTCGGCTGGGCCGCTGCGGATGTGCGCACCGATAGGCCGCACCCGGCACGGATGTACGACTACTTTCTCGGCGGGAAGAACCATTACCACGTCGACCGAATTGCAGCCGAGGAAGTGGTCCGGCGAGTACCGGAGGCCATCGATAGCGCGCGAGCCAACCGCGCGTGGATGAGACGGGCGGTGTGCCATCTGGCAGATATGGGGGTCCGTCAGTTTCTCGATCTGGGAACCGGTCTCCCCACCGAACCCAATCTCCACCAGGTAGCACAATCAGTAGCCAGTGATGCTCGGGTCCTCTACATCGACAACGATCCGATCGTGCTCACCTACGCGCAAGCGCTACTTGTGGGTACCAAGCCTAATCAGGTCGACTATGCTTTGGGTGATCTGCGGGACCCGCAAGGAATCCTCCGCATGGCGCAGTCACAGGAGATCTTTGACTGGGGGCAACCCATCGCGCTCGTGCTGTCCGCGATCGCGCATTTCATTGCGGACGAGGAGGACATCGCCAACATTATCGCCACCCTCAGAAATGGATTGCCTCCCAGAAGTTTCCTGGCCCTGTCGCATGTCACTGGTGACCTTCAACGTGACAAGGCTGCTCTCGGTGCGGCCGTGTATGACGAGTACCAGGCCACCGCTGGCGTCACGATGCGTTCGCATCAAGAGATCGAGGCCCTGTTCTCGGGGTTCACTCTGATCGAGCCTGGGCTAGTGCAGGTTCCACTTTGGAATCCCGACGACGCGGTCGACGACGAGGAACTCAAGCGTGTATGGCTGTACGGCGGGATCGGCCAAAAGGTCACCACGAATGGGCCACGGGACCTACCTCAAATGACCAACCCTAGGCAGGAACAACTTCCAGACCCGCAGAAGCATCTGTGA
- the tyrS gene encoding tyrosine--tRNA ligase, translated as MTAIVDELTWRGLIAHATDEDALRKALADGPVTFYCGFDPTAASLHVGHLVQVLTLRRLQQAGHRPLALVGGATGHIGDPRPTAERTLNDPETIAEWVTRLRAQIEPYLSFEGDNAATMVNNLDWTGGMTVIEFLRDIGKHFRVNKMLTKDSVAQRLASDQGISFTEFSYQLLQGMDFLELYRRYGCTLQTGGSDQWGNLTAGLDLIHRLEPHAEVHALATPLMTKADGTKFGKTETGTLWLDPEMTTPYAFYQFWLNTDDRDISRYMRILSFKSREELEELEKVTEERPQARTAQRALAEELTTLVHGADECAAVIAASKALFGQGELTELDEATLAAAISELPNAKVSELGQVTDMFAEVGLAPSKSAARRTVKEGGAYVNNVKVTAEDAVVAADELLHGRWLVLRRGKKNLAAIEVTGA; from the coding sequence GTGACGGCCATCGTCGACGAGCTCACGTGGCGCGGGCTGATCGCCCATGCCACTGACGAGGACGCATTGCGCAAGGCTCTCGCGGACGGCCCTGTCACGTTCTATTGCGGCTTCGACCCGACCGCGGCCAGCCTGCACGTCGGCCACCTGGTGCAGGTGCTCACCCTCCGCCGACTCCAGCAGGCCGGGCACCGACCGCTGGCGCTTGTGGGCGGCGCGACCGGCCACATCGGCGATCCTCGGCCGACGGCCGAGCGCACCCTGAACGACCCGGAGACGATCGCCGAGTGGGTGACCCGGCTGCGGGCGCAGATCGAGCCGTACCTCTCCTTTGAGGGCGACAACGCGGCGACCATGGTCAACAACCTGGACTGGACCGGGGGCATGACCGTGATCGAGTTCCTGCGGGATATCGGCAAGCACTTCCGGGTGAACAAGATGCTCACTAAGGACTCGGTCGCCCAGCGCCTGGCCTCCGATCAGGGCATCAGCTTTACGGAGTTCAGTTACCAGTTGCTTCAGGGGATGGACTTCCTGGAGCTGTACCGGCGGTATGGCTGCACCCTCCAGACGGGGGGAAGCGACCAGTGGGGCAACCTCACAGCCGGTCTGGACCTGATTCACCGCCTGGAGCCGCACGCCGAGGTGCACGCGCTGGCCACGCCACTGATGACGAAGGCGGACGGCACCAAGTTCGGCAAGACCGAGACGGGCACGCTTTGGCTCGACCCGGAGATGACCACGCCGTACGCGTTCTACCAGTTCTGGCTGAACACGGACGACCGGGATATCTCGCGCTACATGCGCATCCTCTCCTTCAAGTCCCGCGAGGAGCTGGAGGAGCTGGAGAAGGTGACTGAGGAGCGGCCGCAAGCCCGTACCGCGCAGCGTGCCCTTGCCGAGGAGCTGACCACGTTGGTGCACGGTGCCGACGAGTGCGCCGCTGTGATTGCTGCGTCAAAGGCGCTGTTCGGGCAGGGCGAGCTCACCGAACTCGACGAGGCAACGCTGGCCGCCGCGATCTCCGAGCTCCCGAACGCCAAGGTGAGCGAGCTCGGTCAGGTCACCGACATGTTCGCTGAGGTCGGCCTGGCGCCGAGTAAGTCGGCCGCCCGCCGTACCGTGAAGGAGGGTGGCGCCTACGTGAACAACGTCAAGGTGACTGCCGAGGATGCCGTGGTCGCGGCCGACGAGCTCCTTCACGGACGCTGGCTGGTACTGCGCAGGGGCAAGAAGAATCTGGCGGCCATCGAGGTCACCGGAGCCTGA
- a CDS encoding glycosyltransferase, with product MTTQHHTQRRSILLVRASWRIDAVTGTDRSISSLAAALAAAGHQVAIATATEQHDGTGLPGVPVEQFDLPLALPCTSQALREALITTEAKVQRSLSDLIVRRRVDTVVSVGVLWGLGRLPIDLPYGVQRVLVVPALPHEQDMPPALAYADTVITSCDAVLRQATTAAWPTRTWHVVPNAPLHNPGIPATVARKAEAPVRVLAPVGQDVGVLELIAAARAWHRHVEVALAPPGPDDLRGGRALRQQCQILADRAPNITLAPVPGWAEVPGWLAEAAAVIIPCRRPASSMTALEALSQGTPVIAYNTGILSDLLLPLQHGPRRLLADVMHGPNALLFLTDGLLADPASYRAACQAAYWRVQDLRPVRVAQLFCSALP from the coding sequence ATGACCACACAGCACCACACGCAGCGACGCTCCATCCTCCTCGTCCGTGCATCCTGGCGCATAGACGCAGTAACTGGAACAGATCGATCCATCTCTTCACTTGCCGCCGCACTGGCGGCGGCCGGGCACCAGGTGGCCATCGCCACGGCCACCGAACAGCATGACGGCACCGGACTGCCCGGCGTCCCCGTCGAGCAGTTCGACCTGCCCCTCGCCCTGCCCTGCACTTCACAGGCACTGCGTGAGGCCCTCATCACCACTGAGGCAAAAGTCCAGCGGTCCCTGAGCGACCTGATCGTCCGACGCCGAGTCGACACCGTCGTGTCCGTAGGTGTTTTGTGGGGTCTGGGTCGCCTGCCAATTGATCTTCCTTACGGCGTCCAGCGTGTGCTTGTGGTGCCCGCGCTCCCGCACGAGCAGGACATGCCACCGGCTCTGGCGTATGCCGACACCGTCATCACCTCCTGCGACGCCGTCCTGCGGCAGGCCACCACCGCAGCCTGGCCCACCCGTACATGGCACGTCGTCCCCAACGCCCCGCTCCACAATCCAGGCATCCCAGCCACGGTTGCACGGAAGGCTGAAGCCCCAGTGCGAGTACTGGCCCCGGTCGGCCAGGATGTGGGTGTCCTCGAACTGATCGCAGCCGCCAGAGCATGGCATCGCCATGTGGAGGTCGCCCTCGCTCCGCCCGGGCCCGACGACCTACGCGGTGGGCGAGCCTTACGGCAGCAGTGCCAGATACTCGCCGACCGGGCACCGAATATCACACTCGCCCCGGTGCCCGGCTGGGCAGAAGTACCCGGCTGGCTGGCCGAGGCTGCCGCAGTGATCATCCCGTGCCGCCGACCCGCCAGCAGCATGACCGCTCTGGAAGCCCTCAGCCAGGGCACACCGGTCATCGCCTACAACACCGGCATCCTGTCCGACCTGCTCCTGCCTCTCCAGCACGGTCCCCGCCGGCTGCTCGCCGACGTCATGCACGGGCCGAACGCGTTGCTGTTCCTCACCGACGGACTGCTCGCCGACCCTGCTTCCTATCGCGCGGCCTGCCAGGCCGCCTACTGGCGTGTCCAGGACCTCCGGCCTGTCCGCGTCGCACAGCTCTTCTGCTCTGCCCTGCCTTAA
- a CDS encoding HAD family hydrolase codes for MTRSPVDLAIFDCDGVLVDSERICVKVDAMITADLGCAFTEEEIIEKFVGSSTEVYTAAVEERLGRRLETNWLRQYEHLYQAALEADLTAVDGVVEALNSLAMPVCVASNTGHASLRRNLEIAGLRDHFEGRIFSAADVARGKPAPDLFLHAARSMGVEPGRCVVIEDSAYGVQAARAAGMRTFGYCGGLTPASRLEGPGTTLFDEMRDLPKLLATTIH; via the coding sequence ATGACGCGGAGTCCTGTCGATCTGGCGATCTTCGATTGTGATGGCGTACTGGTGGACAGCGAGCGGATATGCGTCAAAGTAGACGCGATGATCACGGCTGACCTGGGGTGCGCGTTCACCGAGGAGGAGATCATCGAGAAGTTCGTCGGCTCCTCCACCGAGGTCTACACGGCTGCCGTGGAGGAACGGCTTGGACGCCGCCTGGAGACGAACTGGCTGCGGCAATACGAGCATCTCTACCAGGCGGCCCTCGAAGCTGACTTGACCGCTGTCGATGGCGTCGTAGAAGCCCTGAACAGCCTTGCGATGCCCGTTTGCGTTGCATCGAACACTGGTCACGCGAGCCTCAGGAGAAACCTGGAGATCGCCGGTCTGAGAGACCACTTCGAGGGGCGCATCTTCAGCGCAGCCGATGTCGCCCGAGGTAAGCCTGCCCCCGACCTCTTCCTGCACGCTGCGCGATCCATGGGTGTAGAACCCGGGCGGTGCGTGGTGATCGAGGACAGTGCGTACGGGGTTCAGGCAGCCCGTGCCGCCGGTATGCGGACTTTCGGCTACTGCGGCGGCCTCACGCCGGCCTCGCGGCTGGAAGGACCAGGCACCACGCTGTTCGACGAGATGCGCGACCTGCCCAAGCTGCTGGCCACCACTATCCACTGA
- a CDS encoding helix-turn-helix transcriptional regulator, which translates to MTDRITVQVCADDPLSEAGVIALLRPRPEIRLYDGADDPAVTVVAADISDPAGYQLLRTAQHSGSSRLVLLVSRLQDHQLSLAAECGAAGIMWRASVDSDRLVRMIQTVATGDGHLPPDLQTRLLHLLGQLHGMKQGLGIGHVAEREIDVLRLVAEGYDTPEIALNLSFSERTIKNVLHAFITRHHLRNRSHAVAFALRKGLI; encoded by the coding sequence ATGACCGACCGCATCACTGTCCAGGTGTGCGCCGATGACCCCCTCTCCGAAGCCGGGGTGATCGCTCTGCTGCGCCCGCGGCCGGAGATACGCCTGTACGACGGTGCCGACGATCCAGCCGTGACCGTGGTGGCAGCGGACATCTCCGATCCGGCCGGGTACCAACTGCTCCGCACCGCGCAGCACAGCGGCTCATCGCGGCTCGTCCTGTTGGTCTCCCGTCTCCAGGACCATCAACTGTCGCTGGCCGCCGAATGCGGTGCCGCCGGGATCATGTGGCGCGCGAGCGTCGACAGCGATCGGCTCGTCCGCATGATCCAGACCGTGGCTACAGGAGACGGCCACCTCCCGCCGGACCTCCAGACACGCCTGCTCCACTTGCTCGGCCAACTCCACGGAATGAAGCAAGGTCTGGGGATCGGGCATGTGGCCGAGAGAGAAATCGATGTCCTGCGGCTGGTCGCCGAGGGCTACGACACCCCGGAGATCGCCCTCAATCTGAGCTTTTCAGAACGCACGATCAAGAACGTGCTGCACGCCTTCATCACCCGGCACCACCTGCGCAACCGATCCCACGCCGTGGCCTTCGCGCTACGCAAGGGACTCATCTGA
- a CDS encoding HAD family hydrolase, producing the protein MQFDECARLILWDIDHTLLDGGGVSRDAYRSAFTRVTGRPMSRMADMTGKTDLLIASETLRLHDIDPDPGTLTTFITAVAEELEARADLLAVRGHVLPGVPEALGTLSRVPGVRQSVLTGNMRILAELKLSVFGLGEHLDLDAGAYGDDAEERVALLPSAWKRAQLHYRRDFSATETVIVGDTLMDIATAKAGDARVVAVATGSVSADELHRGGADIVLPDLADTQAVLDAVLGANAGEASGSLTKLSE; encoded by the coding sequence ATGCAGTTCGACGAGTGCGCACGCCTGATCCTCTGGGACATCGACCACACCTTGCTCGACGGCGGCGGAGTGAGCCGTGACGCCTACAGAAGCGCCTTCACCCGAGTGACGGGGCGCCCCATGTCACGCATGGCCGACATGACAGGTAAAACGGATCTGCTCATCGCCTCGGAGACCCTCCGTCTGCACGACATCGATCCAGACCCGGGCACCCTCACCACCTTCATCACGGCTGTTGCTGAGGAGCTTGAGGCACGAGCAGACCTACTAGCTGTCCGCGGCCACGTTCTGCCAGGGGTTCCAGAAGCACTCGGCACCTTGAGCCGAGTACCCGGTGTTCGGCAATCGGTCCTTACCGGGAACATGCGAATTCTCGCCGAGCTCAAGCTGAGCGTCTTCGGGCTGGGTGAGCATCTCGATCTAGACGCTGGGGCCTACGGGGATGACGCTGAGGAGCGGGTGGCACTGCTGCCCTCCGCCTGGAAACGCGCCCAACTGCACTACCGTCGGGACTTTTCCGCTACTGAGACCGTGATAGTGGGCGACACCTTGATGGACATCGCGACCGCTAAGGCAGGAGATGCGCGAGTTGTCGCCGTAGCGACCGGGTCGGTGTCGGCTGATGAACTTCACCGCGGAGGAGCGGACATAGTTCTTCCTGACCTTGCAGACACCCAAGCGGTGCTTGACGCAGTCCTGGGTGCCAATGCCGGTGAAGCCAGCGGATCGCTGACGAAACTCAGCGAGTGA
- a CDS encoding helix-turn-helix domain-containing protein gives MREALGRWDVGALVLAYRRHTGVSQSAVAALVSIDQSEVSRLERGRKTVRDRRQVMTWTRALGVPDAMVPDLPIGEAIRGPESVIVSLAGPHAYAINAPVPSVNLEDLDLLVIELQQQDNQFGGDALIAAAERRLHEIVTVLSAGGTVHEKPLQNAVAQLAQMVGWLSLDAGRPAESRRNLTTALYAAHISEDPGLASSVLGYMSLTALYHGSPVEALALARTAYDSSSATGRTGAMLATRMARALAENGQKAETRAMLRVAEGAFGRTGAQPDSPVWLAYFDEGELLAQQGTCLMKSGALEEARACLGGALEYLRASGTQNLRDQVHYLIRLADIGLMAGDLDESCAQAARALTLNEQISSTRMTKNITDFMAKLRLHGSTRPVQQLLGRVAESGITR, from the coding sequence ATGCGCGAAGCCCTGGGCCGCTGGGACGTCGGTGCTCTGGTCCTCGCCTATCGGAGACATACGGGCGTTTCCCAATCTGCTGTCGCTGCCCTTGTCAGCATCGACCAGTCAGAGGTAAGCCGTCTGGAGCGGGGCCGTAAGACAGTCCGTGACCGGCGGCAGGTGATGACCTGGACGCGGGCTCTGGGTGTACCTGACGCCATGGTTCCGGATCTCCCGATTGGCGAGGCAATCAGGGGCCCGGAATCGGTAATCGTCTCCCTGGCGGGGCCACATGCATATGCGATTAACGCGCCGGTCCCTTCAGTCAATCTAGAGGATCTAGACCTCCTTGTCATAGAATTACAGCAGCAGGACAACCAATTTGGAGGAGATGCGCTCATCGCCGCGGCTGAGCGCCGGCTACATGAAATTGTGACAGTGCTGTCAGCCGGCGGTACAGTGCATGAGAAGCCTCTCCAAAATGCCGTAGCCCAACTGGCGCAGATGGTGGGATGGTTATCGCTGGATGCCGGTCGGCCGGCCGAATCCCGTAGGAATCTCACCACGGCTCTGTACGCTGCCCACATAAGCGAGGACCCTGGTCTCGCCAGCAGCGTTCTTGGGTATATGAGTCTGACAGCTCTCTACCATGGGAGCCCTGTCGAGGCACTCGCACTGGCTCGAACTGCCTATGATTCCAGTTCTGCTACGGGGCGAACGGGCGCGATGCTCGCCACTCGTATGGCTCGCGCTCTCGCTGAGAACGGCCAAAAGGCCGAGACGCGGGCAATGCTCCGTGTTGCGGAAGGTGCTTTCGGCCGTACAGGGGCACAGCCCGATTCACCTGTGTGGCTGGCCTATTTCGATGAAGGGGAACTATTGGCGCAGCAAGGAACCTGTTTGATGAAGAGTGGCGCTCTCGAAGAAGCGCGTGCCTGTTTGGGCGGTGCCCTTGAGTATCTACGCGCGAGTGGGACACAGAATCTTCGCGACCAAGTTCACTACCTGATCCGACTGGCAGATATCGGGTTAATGGCCGGTGACCTCGACGAATCCTGTGCTCAGGCCGCACGAGCCCTCACTCTCAATGAGCAGATTTCCTCGACGCGGATGACGAAGAACATCACCGACTTCATGGCAAAGCTGCGGCTGCACGGATCTACGCGGCCTGTTCAGCAGTTGCTTGGCAGGGTCGCAGAGTCAGGGATCACTCGCTGA
- a CDS encoding SIS domain-containing protein, whose translation MEPIQPEVMVRQVEALSTDLRTRTDLFTNRVSTLLSPAEWESIDTVILTGNGDSHHAACAAEMAFETFAEVTCEPLSAWRFLRYSPPLGRRTGEGRTLVIATSASGGTKGVVQAIERAKADGALTVALTGTPGSAVTRAADRFLLVDLEHPERSPGIRTYQASVLGMLLIALQLAEARRADSSEAAAAGLRRELAELAGTMDATTKAIKERCARLAEVIAEAPVVAMVGSGPNHGTAQYGAAKLAEAAGVFAAGQDLEEWSHVERFAYPVDMPVFVIAPPGRSQQRAARLAEQASRLGRHVIAVVDRNETDLIAYADAVLPVHGAVREEFSPLLYHLFAGYTASYTAQRLERLPFQADRSSS comes from the coding sequence ATGGAGCCCATTCAGCCCGAGGTCATGGTCCGGCAGGTCGAAGCCCTGTCCACCGACCTGCGCACCCGCACGGACCTGTTCACCAACCGGGTCAGCACGCTGCTCTCCCCTGCCGAGTGGGAATCGATCGACACGGTGATCCTCACCGGGAACGGGGACTCCCACCACGCCGCCTGCGCCGCGGAGATGGCCTTCGAGACCTTCGCCGAGGTCACCTGTGAGCCGCTGAGCGCATGGCGATTCCTCCGCTACAGCCCTCCCCTCGGCCGCCGCACCGGTGAAGGCCGCACCCTGGTCATCGCCACATCCGCCTCGGGCGGCACCAAGGGAGTCGTCCAGGCCATCGAGCGCGCCAAGGCCGACGGCGCGCTCACCGTGGCCCTGACCGGCACTCCCGGCAGCGCCGTCACCCGGGCGGCCGACCGCTTCCTCCTGGTCGACCTGGAGCACCCCGAGCGCTCGCCCGGGATCCGCACTTACCAGGCCAGCGTCTTGGGCATGCTGCTCATCGCCCTCCAACTGGCCGAAGCCCGCCGAGCCGACTCCTCTGAAGCAGCGGCGGCCGGCCTGCGCCGGGAACTCGCCGAGCTCGCCGGCACCATGGACGCGACCACCAAAGCCATCAAAGAGCGATGTGCGCGGCTTGCCGAGGTGATCGCCGAAGCGCCGGTGGTGGCCATGGTGGGAAGCGGCCCGAATCATGGGACGGCACAGTACGGCGCGGCGAAACTGGCCGAAGCGGCGGGAGTTTTCGCGGCGGGCCAGGACCTGGAGGAGTGGAGCCACGTGGAGCGGTTCGCCTACCCGGTCGACATGCCCGTGTTCGTCATCGCCCCACCAGGACGTTCCCAGCAGCGAGCCGCGCGACTCGCGGAGCAGGCATCCCGGCTCGGACGGCATGTCATCGCCGTCGTCGACCGAAACGAAACAGACCTGATCGCGTACGCCGATGCGGTCCTGCCAGTGCACGGCGCGGTGCGAGAGGAGTTCTCTCCCCTCCTGTATCACCTCTTCGCCGGTTATACGGCCTCCTACACGGCACAACGCCTTGAGCGCCTGCCCTTCCAAGCAGACCGCTCCAGCAGTTGA